The DNA sequence GGCATGGGCCGCCTCGATGGCATCGATACTGGCGTTGAAGATCAGGCGGATGCCCTTCTTGGCCATTTCATCGGCCAGGTGGATGCCCAGATCCGCATCCATGTTGCGCAACAGGCGTTCGCGGCGATACACCAGGGTCACCTCGCTGCCCAGGCCATTGAGGATGGAAGCCAGTTCCACCGCGATATAGCCGCCGCCCAGCACCACCGCGCGCTGGGGCAGACCCGGCAAGTGGAAGAATTCGTCGGAGGTGATGCCCCATTCGCTGCCCGCAATCTGCGGCTTGTCGGGATGGCCGCCGGTGGCCACCAGGATGTGACGGGCGGTGAAGCGCTGGCCATCGACGTTGACGGTATGGGCATCCTCCACCGTGGCAAAGCCGCGATGCAGCGTGACGTTGGCGCCATCGAGCAGGCGCTGGTAGATGTTGTTGAGGTGGGCGATCTCGCGATCCTTGTTGGCGATCAGGGCCGACCAGTCGAAGCTGGGCTGGCTGTGCAAGGTCCAGCCGTAACCGGCGGCATCGGCGAAGTCTTCGTGGTAATGCGCGCTATAGGACATGAGCTTCTTGGGGATGCACCCGACATTGACGCAGGTGCCGCCCAGCTCGCCCTTCTCGGCCAGCCCCACGCGGGCGCCGGCCTGACCGGCGAAGCGCGCCGCGCGCACGCCACCGGAGCCGCCGCCGATGGTGAAGAGGTCGTAATCGTATTGGCTCATGGTTTCTCCAGAGAGTGGCCGCAGCCCCCTGGCTACGCCCTTGGTTGGTCTTTGCGTGCTGGCATCATGCGGGCGGAACGCCGCTTTGCAAGTCCGCATTGCGCCGGCCATCCAGCGCCCGCATCACCAGCAGCACCGGCGCCAGCCCCACCAGCACGATGGACAAGGCCGGCAGCGCCGCCTCGCCCAGGCGCTCATCGCGCGCCAGGTTGTGGGCGATCACGGCCAGGGTGTCGGTATCGAAGGGACGCAGCAGCAAGGTGGCCGGCAATTCCTTGACCACATCGACGAACACCATCAGCGCCGCCACCGCCAGCGAACGCCACAACAGCGGCATGTGCAAGCGCCAGGCAATCACCGCGCGCGCACTGCCCAGGGTGCGCGCCGCTTCATCGAGGCTGGCCGGAATGCGCGTATAGCCCGACTCCACCGACTGCACCGCAACCGCCGTGAAGCGTACCAGATACGCATAGATCACGCCCAGCGAGGTGGCCGTCAAGAGCACACCCAGTCCCGCTGCCGGCCACAGCGCCTGCAGCCAGGCCACCGGCAGCAGGATGCCCACGGCAATGACCGAACCGGGAATGGCATACCCCATGCCGGCCAGGCGTGCCGTCAGGCGCAGCAGCGCCCCCTGCAAGCGGGGCAGGCCACCCGTGCGCAACGCAAAGCACAGGGCCAGCGCCAGCCCAATCGCTATGAATGCCGCCAAGCCGCCGAAGCGGAAACTGTTCCACACCCAGCCCGCATAGCGGCCCAGGTCGAAGGCCGGCGCGGCAATGTCCAGGCCGGCTGGCGCCCGTCCCAGCTCGCCCCACCAGAGATGCAGCAGGATCGCCACCGGCAGCAGGAAACCCAGCACCACCGGCAGCGCGCATACCAGCCAGGCCAGCAGCGTCGGCCCGCGCGACAGACGCGGCAAGCGCGCCTCGGCGCCATCGCTGCCGCGCCCGCCACGCGAGGCCGCAAAGCGCATCCGGCCCTGTTCGCGCCGCTCCAGCCACAGCAGCAGCGCCACGAACAGCAGCAGCAAGGAGGCATATTGGGCCGCAGCGAGACGGTCATCGAGTACCACCCAGGCCTTGTAGATGCCGGTCGTAAACGTGGTCAGCCCGAAATAGGCCGACACGCCATAGTCGGCCAGCGTCTCCATCAAGGCCAGCGCAGCGCCTGCGGCCAGGGACGGACGCGCCAGCGGCAAGGCCACGCGCACGATACGTGCGGACAGGGGCGTACCCAACATGCACGCCGCTTCCATCAGATGCGTACCGCGCTCGCAGAGGGCATTGCGCGCCAGCAGGTAGGCATAGGGATAGAGCGTGAAGACGAACATGCAGATCGCCCCCGGCAAGCCGCGCACATCCATGCGCCAGCCCGGGAACCAGCCGCGCAGTGTGCTCTGCACCAGGCCGGCGTATTGCAGGAAATCGGTATAGGCATACGCCGAGACATAGGCCGGCATGGCCATCGGCAGCAGCAAGGCCCACGACAGCCAACGCCGCCCGCGGAACTCGAACAGGCTCACCGTCACCGCCGTCGCCCCACCCACCAGCACCACCCCCAGCGGCACCAGCAGCGCCAGCCAGCCGGAAGTGGCCAGGTAACCGGGCAGCACGGTCTGGGCCTGCTGGCGCAGACTATCGACCCCGGCGGCATCCAGCCCCAGCCAGGCAGCGAGGATGCCCAACAGGGGCAAGGCGATCAGGACAGCGAGCAAAGCGATGATGTGCATAGCAGGAAGACTGGAAGAGGCCAGAAAAAAGGAAGTCCCCCGGCCCATGCGTTACACTGCAGCCACCGAGACAAACGCGAATTGTAACCATTTCATCGAGCCTGCCCATGTTTCTGGAAGTCGAGCACCTCAGCATCCGCTATCCCCGCACCGCCACTGCCGCCGTCGATGCCGTCTCGCTGCGCCTGCAGCCGGGCGAGCTGGGCGCGCTGATCGGCCCTTCCGGCAGCGGCAAGACCAGTCTGCTGCGCGCCGTGGCCGGCCTGGAACCGGCGCAGGCGGGACGCATCCTGCTGGATGGCCAATTGCTCGAAGGCGATGGCGTGCGGGTGGCGGCCGAAGCGCGCCGCATCGGCATGGTGTTTCAGGATTTCGCGCTGTTCCCGCATCTGGACGTGGCGGCCAACATCGGCTTCGGCCTGCGCGGCATGGCACGCACGCAACGCGAGCAGATCGTGACGCAGATGCTGGACCTGGTGGGCCTGCCTGAGGCCGGCCGCAAGTTCCCGCACCAGTTCTCCGGTGGCCAGCAGCAACGCATCGCGCTGGCACGCGCACTGGCCCCGCAACCGCGCCTGCTGCTGCTGGACGAACCGTTTTCCAGCCTGGACGTGGAATTGCGCGAGCGCCTGGCGCATGACGTGCGCGACATCCTCAAGCGCACCGGCACCACCGCCCTGATGGTCACCCACGATCAACTGGAAGCCTTTGCCGTGGCCGACGTGGTGGGCGTGATGCGCCACGGACGGCTGGAACAATGGGATAGCCCCTACGCCCTCTACCATCGCCCGGCCACCCGCTTTGCGGCCGATTTCATCGGGCATGGCGTCCTGCTGCGCGGGCAATTGCAACCGGTGACAACGGGCGCCTCGCCGCAGATCGAAGTGCAGACCGCCGCCGGTTTGCTGCGCGGGATCCCGTTGCAAGCCCCCTCCCCCAGCCCGACCCAGGTGGACGTGCTCTTGCGCGCTGACGACGTGCTGCACGATGACGCCTCCCCCTTCAAGGCTAGAGTGCTGCGCAAGTCCTTCCGGGGTGCGCAATTCCTCTATACGCTGGCCCTGGAGAATGGCCAGCAACTGCTGTCGCTGGTCCCCTCCCATCACGATCACGCGATAGGTGAATGGATAGGCATCCGCTTGGACGTAACGCATCTGGTGACCTTTCCTGGCGCGGCCGAGGGCGCGAGCGTGCAGGGCTGACCAAACGGCATATGAAGATTTTTTCTACAGTGCCGATGCCAGGCAAACCGCCTGAAACGCTCGCTCTGTATTGGATCGTTAATCGATAGTCAACCTAAATAGTCATTATCACTGGATAGGGAACCCAGGCTTAGGCATCTGGTCTATCGCCCAGTTGTTAAGTTCGCCCGGATAGGCCAGTCACAACGCAGATCAAGAAGCTGGCCAGGTCGCATTCCCCGGAATGCCAATGCAACCCTCCTGTGATCATGCCCACACTTCCCGCCTCCCTTCTTGGTGCCTGGCACCAATCCTCGCGTGTCATGCGCCTGTTCATGTCGCCAGACAGCGACGCCGGTCTCGACGGCCTGATGGCCGAAAAACTCCAGGCCGTCGAAACCATCAGCCCGCTCCTGGAGGGCGGCGACATCGACGAGGCCATCGCCGGCTATCGCCTGCAACTATCCTGCCTGAGCCTGGACGCCCACCTGTCGCTGCGCAAGCTCATCGGTCAACCGGTGCTGCTGGTATTGCAGACCGATGGCGCCGCCCGCCACTTCCATGGCCACATCACCCAAAGCACGCTGCAAGGCGCCAATGGCGGCATGGCCCGTTATCTGCTGACCATCGAACCGTGGCTATCCTTCCTGCGCCATCGTCGCGATAGCGCGGTGTACCAGGACATGACCGTGCCTGAAGTCATCGAAGCCGTCTTGCGCGACTACCAGGGCCAAGGCAAGCTGCAACCGCAGTGGCGCCTGGACCTGCAGGACAGCAGCGTCTATGCCCGGCGCAGCCTGGTCACGCAATACCAGGAAAGCGATCTGGCCTTCATCAGCCGCCTGCTGGCCGAAGAAGGCATGTTCTACTACATCGAACACCAGGGCCACAGCAACAGCCCCAGCCTGGGCGCGCACACCATGGTCATCGCCGATCACAACGGCAGCTTCAAGGACAATGCGCGCGCCAGCGTCGCCTTCAGCCAATCCAGCGCCGTGATGGCGCAAGACAGCATCGACCGCTGGCGCAGCGTGCGTCGCTGGCAGACCAATGCCGTGGAAATTCTCACCTGGGACTACCGCCAGGCCGCCGTGCGGGAAGCCACCAGCGCCACCGCCGCCGACAGCGGCGCCCCCGCCTTGGCCCTGGTCAGCCGCGACGCCCCCGGCCTCTACGCCAACGAAAACCGCGTCCAGGCCGAACGCCAGGCCAAGCTCCAGATGCAGGCCATCGAAGTGCGCAACAAGATTTTCACCGGCGCCGGCACGGTGCGCAGCTTCGTCCCCGGCACCACCTTCACCCTGAGCGGCCACGCCGACCATGTCGGCGGCGACAATGACCGCTTCGTCCTGCTGCGGGTGGTCCACCAGGCCCACAACAACCTCAATGCCGACCTCAAGAGCGAGGTCATGACACTGCTGGGCCAAGCCGTACTGGCCGACGAAGATGACCAGGGCAGCCTGCTGGATGCGGCCTTGAACCCGGCGCCGGGCGAGGCGCGACCGGTCTATCGCAATCGTTTCGAAGCCATCCGCGACAAGATCCCCTATCGCCCCTTGCTCACCGCTGCCGATGGCCAAGCCCTGTATGCCAAGCCCACCGTCACCGGCCAGCAGACCGCCGTGGTGGTCGGCGCCCAGGGACAAGCGGTGCACACCGATCGCGACAACCGTGTGCGCGTACAGTTTCACTGGCAGCGTGGCGAGCGCAGCCACAGCGGCCTGAGCTCACCCGCCCCTGACGATCATAGCGGGGCACCGGCCAATGAAGCCTCCGGCACCTGGGTACGCGTGCTGGCCGGACTGGCGCCGACTGCCGGCGCCAACTGGGGCGGCCAGGCCGTGCCCCGCATCGGCCAGGAAGTGCTGATCGATTTCATCGAAGGCGACATCGACCGCCCGGTGGTCATTGGCACGCTCTACAACGGCAAGGGTTTAGCCAATGCCCAGGGCAACCAGGCCGG is a window from the Herbaspirillum rubrisubalbicans genome containing:
- the gorA gene encoding glutathione-disulfide reductase, giving the protein MSQYDYDLFTIGGGSGGVRAARFAGQAGARVGLAEKGELGGTCVNVGCIPKKLMSYSAHYHEDFADAAGYGWTLHSQPSFDWSALIANKDREIAHLNNIYQRLLDGANVTLHRGFATVEDAHTVNVDGQRFTARHILVATGGHPDKPQIAGSEWGITSDEFFHLPGLPQRAVVLGGGYIAVELASILNGLGSEVTLVYRRERLLRNMDADLGIHLADEMAKKGIRLIFNASIDAIEAAHAGPDSLKQVHLTNGETLAAECVLFATGRTPNTRGLGLEQAGVALKENGAVLVNDNFESSVPSILAVGDVIDRVALTPVALAEAMAVVARLFGQGERSMSYRNIPTAVFSHPNVGTVGLSEEQARSEHGEVKIFKTDFKPLKNTLSRNTERTFMKLVVDAKSDRVLGVHMVGGDAGEVIQGFAVALQCGATKAQFDTTIGIHPTSAEEFVTLRTPVA
- a CDS encoding ABC transporter permease, whose product is MHIIALLAVLIALPLLGILAAWLGLDAAGVDSLRQQAQTVLPGYLATSGWLALLVPLGVVLVGGATAVTVSLFEFRGRRWLSWALLLPMAMPAYVSAYAYTDFLQYAGLVQSTLRGWFPGWRMDVRGLPGAICMFVFTLYPYAYLLARNALCERGTHLMEAACMLGTPLSARIVRVALPLARPSLAAGAALALMETLADYGVSAYFGLTTFTTGIYKAWVVLDDRLAAAQYASLLLLFVALLLWLERREQGRMRFAASRGGRGSDGAEARLPRLSRGPTLLAWLVCALPVVLGFLLPVAILLHLWWGELGRAPAGLDIAAPAFDLGRYAGWVWNSFRFGGLAAFIAIGLALALCFALRTGGLPRLQGALLRLTARLAGMGYAIPGSVIAVGILLPVAWLQALWPAAGLGVLLTATSLGVIYAYLVRFTAVAVQSVESGYTRIPASLDEAARTLGSARAVIAWRLHMPLLWRSLAVAALMVFVDVVKELPATLLLRPFDTDTLAVIAHNLARDERLGEAALPALSIVLVGLAPVLLVMRALDGRRNADLQSGVPPA
- a CDS encoding ABC transporter ATP-binding protein yields the protein MFLEVEHLSIRYPRTATAAVDAVSLRLQPGELGALIGPSGSGKTSLLRAVAGLEPAQAGRILLDGQLLEGDGVRVAAEARRIGMVFQDFALFPHLDVAANIGFGLRGMARTQREQIVTQMLDLVGLPEAGRKFPHQFSGGQQQRIALARALAPQPRLLLLDEPFSSLDVELRERLAHDVRDILKRTGTTALMVTHDQLEAFAVADVVGVMRHGRLEQWDSPYALYHRPATRFAADFIGHGVLLRGQLQPVTTGASPQIEVQTAAGLLRGIPLQAPSPSPTQVDVLLRADDVLHDDASPFKARVLRKSFRGAQFLYTLALENGQQLLSLVPSHHDHAIGEWIGIRLDVTHLVTFPGAAEGASVQG
- a CDS encoding type VI secretion system Vgr family protein encodes the protein MPTLPASLLGAWHQSSRVMRLFMSPDSDAGLDGLMAEKLQAVETISPLLEGGDIDEAIAGYRLQLSCLSLDAHLSLRKLIGQPVLLVLQTDGAARHFHGHITQSTLQGANGGMARYLLTIEPWLSFLRHRRDSAVYQDMTVPEVIEAVLRDYQGQGKLQPQWRLDLQDSSVYARRSLVTQYQESDLAFISRLLAEEGMFYYIEHQGHSNSPSLGAHTMVIADHNGSFKDNARASVAFSQSSAVMAQDSIDRWRSVRRWQTNAVEILTWDYRQAAVREATSATAADSGAPALALVSRDAPGLYANENRVQAERQAKLQMQAIEVRNKIFTGAGTVRSFVPGTTFTLSGHADHVGGDNDRFVLLRVVHQAHNNLNADLKSEVMTLLGQAVLADEDDQGSLLDAALNPAPGEARPVYRNRFEAIRDKIPYRPLLTAADGQALYAKPTVTGQQTAVVVGAQGQAVHTDRDNRVRVQFHWQRGERSHSGLSSPAPDDHSGAPANEASGTWVRVLAGLAPTAGANWGGQAVPRIGQEVLIDFIEGDIDRPVVIGTLYNGKGLANAQGNQAGQGAGAATGNAPAWFPGDSDAHHHAAVLSGIKTQAMSASQGGAGAYQQLVFDDTPGQSRASLQQHTDAHDGASELNLGALRQQTDNQRLAATGQGFELKTRYSAAVRAGQGLLVSTEKSSGAQLDVRGALSQLADSVEKQKQLAETAQKHNAKFDGEAEASKLPAVESLAQSVEVLKASATASAGNSSGGDDGSEGASSAAPAFSAPQLQLSSPAGIAATTPASAILAAGVTSSVTAGKDINQIAQGNLHHLAQSGISLFTYGKVSNSSKPVQDSGIALHAASGKVSVHSPSGQTSLTSAKQLTVASVGKDVQITGKQHVQFSAQGAWIKLEGGNIEVHGPGAMEFRGSVKELTGPQGSSSGLAMGTGEIKGCAQASKDASAALAGTQTL